GGGTCGCCGTCACCGTCGTCCCGCTGCCGCTGCCGAACGTCACGTGAGCACCGGCCCAGGCGAGCTCCATGACCGGCCGATGAATGCGAGCGAACGGGCCGAATCTACGCGTCCTGACACTCGCGTCCGGCCACTCCGCTCGTATTCGCCGCGCTGACGTCGAGGCAGCGGTCGCGATGGGCTCAGGTTGCCCCATCGAGGTCAGCCGCCGAACGCATGACGCGCGACGCCGCATCGCGCGCCGCGAACTGATCGGGACTCGGGTAGCTGACCTCCTCGAGGCACAGCCCGTGCGGCGGCATGACGACGACGCCCGGGTCGCGTCGCCCCGCAGTCAGTACCTGCGCGGGCCAGTCGATCGGGCGACGCCCCTCCCCCACCGGCACGACGCCGCCGATGAGGGCCCGCACCATCGAGTGGCAGAACGCGTCGGCCTCCAACCGCGCGGTGAGCACGCCGTCCGTCTCGCGCGTCCACGCGTAGTCGAGCAGCGTGCGGATCGTCGTCGCACCCTCGCGGGGCTTGCAGTAGGCCGCGAAGTCGTGCAACCCGACGAGCAGGGCCGACGCGGCGTTCATCGCGTCGACGTCCAGGTTTCGCTTGACGACGACGGTGTCGCGCCGGCGAAGCGGGTCGAGGCGCGCCGCATCGTCGAGCAGGCGATAGCTGTAGCGGCGCTTCAGCGCCGAGAAGCGAGCATCGAAACTCGCGGGCTGCTCACTGGCGGCCTTGACGACGACGTCCCCCGCCAGGACGCCGTTGAGGCGCGTGACGAGCGCCTGGGCGGGCGCACGCTCGCTTCGCCCCGGCAGCGCAGCCCACGCGTCGGCGTCGATGTCGCCGTGGCACACCCCACCGCGCGCGTGGACGCCGGCGTCGGTGCGCCCGGCCACCGTCAGTCGGACATCGTCGCGGCGCAGGACGCGCGTGAGCGCACCCGTCAGTTCTCCCTCGACAGTGCGACGTCCGGGCTGGCGGGCCCACCCCGAGAAGTCGGTGCCGTCGTAGGCGAAGTCGATCCTGAAACGCATGCCGCCCAACCTATCCCGCGAACTCGACCACGGACGCGACGATGCCCGCCTCCCCCGAGGGGGAAGCGGGCATCGTGCGTGACAGGTCGATCAGGCGTCGCCGTCAGCCTTCGAGGCACCGCCGGACGTCTCCGTCGCGGCAGGGGTCACGGGCGTGACGTCCGCTGCCGGAGCGGCCGCAGCGTCTTCCTTGACCGCGCGCTTCGTGGCGGCCTCGGCCTCCTTGACCGTCGACTGCTTCGCGGAGTAGGCCTCGCGAACCAGTTCGATGACGACCATGGGGGCGTTGTCGCCCTTGCGCGGCGCGATCTTGGTGATGCGCGTGTAGCCGCCGGGACGCTCGGCCATGTCGGGTGCGATCTCCGTGAAGAGACGGTGCACGGCCGACTTGTCCGAGATCTTGCGCATCACGCGTCGACGCGAGGCGAGGTCGCCGCGCTTGCCGAACGAGATGAGGCGCTCGGCGTACGGACGCAGGCGCTTGGCCTTCGCCTCCGTCGTCGTGACGCGGTCGTGGGTGAACAGCTGAGTGGCCATGTTGGCCATGATCAGCCGCTCGTGCGACGGGCTGCCGCCGACGCGGGCGCCCTTCGTGGGGGTAGGCATGTTTTCTCCTTGGTCTACCGGTCAGCTGCGAGAATGCTCAACTCAGCGAGCAGGCTCACCGCTGTACCGAAAAGCTGCTCAGTACTGCTCGTCCTCGGCGAGGTCCGCGCCGTCGGAGTCCTCGTCGTAGCGGTCGGCGATGACGCTGGCGTCGAACCCGGGCGGGCTGTCCTTCAGCTGAAGGCCCATGTCGCGCAGCTTGTCGGCGACCTCGTGGATCGACTTCGAACCGAAGTTGCGAATGTCGAGCAGGTCGGCCTCGCTGCGGGACACGAGTTCACCCACGGTGTGGATGCCCTCGCGCTTGAGGCAGTTGTAGGAGCGGACGGTGAGGTCGAGGTCCTCGATCGGCAGAGCGAGGTCCTCGGCGAGCGCTGCGTCGGTCGGGGACGGACCCATGTCGATGCCCTCGGCCTCGACGTTGAGCTCACGCGCGAGACCGAACAGCTCGACGAGCGTGGAGCCGGCCGAAGCCATGGCGTCACGCGGGGCCATCGAGTTCTTCGTCTCGACGTCGACGATGAGCTTGTCGAAGTCGGTGCGCTGCTCGACACGCGTGGCCTCGACCTTGTAGGTCACGGCCAGCACCGGCGAGTAGATGGAGTCGACCGGGATGCGGCCGATCTCCTGCTCCGCCGACTTGTTCAGCGCCGCCGAGACGTAGCCGCGGCCGCGCTCGACCGTCAGCTCCATCTCGATGCTGCCCTTGTCGTTCAGCGTCGCGATCTCGAGGTCGGGGTTGTGCACCTCGACACCGGCCGGGGGCGCGATGTCAGCAGCGGTGACGACACCCGCGCCCTGCTTGCGCAGGTACATCACGACGGGCTCGTCGTGCTCCGAGGAGACGACCAGACCCTTGATGTTGAGGATGACCTCGGTGACGTCTTCCTTGACGCCGGGGATCGTCGAGAACTCGTGCTGGACGCCGTCGATGCGGATGCTGGTGACGGCGGCACCCGGGATGCTCGAGAGCAGGGTGCGGCGGAGCGAGTTGCCGAGCGTGTAGCCGAAACCCGGCTCCAGGGGCTCGATGACGAACCGCGAACGGCTCTCGGAAACCACGTCCTCGGAGAGCGTGGGGCGCTGTGCGATGAGCACTCTCGTTGTCCTTTCCTACGGCGACCACTATTTGACGCCGGGTGAACGAGCAGGAATCGAGTCCTGCGCCGGTGCGAGCTCTGTCTCTCGGACCGGCAGGTGGAAGGTGGCGCCTCACGCGGCGCGAAGCGCCACCTTCCGATGCGAAGCTCGGATCAGTTCTTCGAGTAGAGCTCGACGATGAGCTGCTCGGTGAGCTGGCTGTCGATCTGCTCGCGCGTCGGGAGCTGGTGGATCAGCACCTGCAGCGTGCCCGGGACGACGTGCAGCCACGCCGGAACGGGACGCTCGCCGAACGTCTCGCGAGCGAGCTGGATCGGGAACGCCTCGCGCGACTTCTCACGGACCGTGATGATGTCGTACTGCTCGACGCGGTAGGACGGGACGTCGACGCGCACGCCGTTGACCTCGAAGTGACCGTGCGTGACGAGCTGGCGGGCAGCGCGGCGCGTGCGGGCGAGGCCGGCGCGGTAGATGACGTTGTCGAGGCGGGACTCGAGGATGATGAGCAGGTTCTCACCGGTCTTGCCGGGGCGGCGCGCCGCCTCCTTGTAGTACCGGACGAACTGCTTCTCCATGACGCCGTAGGTGAAGCGGGCCTTCTGCTTCTCCTGCAGCTGGTGAAGGTACTCCTTCTCCTGGATTCGACCGCGGCCGTGCTGGCCGGGCGGGAAGGGGCGCATCTCGAAGTTCTTGTCACCACCGACGAGGTCGGTCTTGAGTCGACGCGACTTCTTGGTGATCGGGCCGGTGTAACGGGCCATGTGGGGTGTCTCCTAGTTCGTCTTCGTTCGCGGTGTCTGGGTGATCAGACGCGGCGACGCTTGGGCGGGCGGACGCCGTTGTGCGGCGTGGGCGTGACATCGCTGATCGCGCCGACCTCGAGGCCGGTCGCGGTGAGCGAGCGGATGGCGGTCTCACGACCGGAACCCGGGCCCTTGACGAAGACGTCGACCTTGCGCATGCCGTGGTCCATGGCACGACGCGCAGCGGCCTCGGCGGCCATCTGCGCTGCGTAGGGGGTCGACTTGCGGGAACCCTTGAAGCCGACCTGGCCGGCGGACGCCCACGAGATCACGGCACCGGTGGGGTCCGTGATGGAAACGATGGTGTTGTTGAACGTGCTCTTGATGTGGGCCTGGCCCGCAGCAACGTTCTTCTTCTCCTTGCGGCGCACCTTCTTGGCGCCCGCGGCCATACGGCTCTTGGGAGGCATAGTTCGAATCTCCTGTTTCGACGCTCAGTTGAGGAAGTAGTCGTGATCAGCCGAAGCTGCTCGACTCACTTGGCCTTCTTCTTGCCGGCCACGGTGCGCTTCGGGCCCTTGCGGGTACGAGCGTTCGTCTTGGTGCGCTGACCGTGCACGGGCAGGCCACGGCGGTGGCGCAGACCCTCGTAGCTTCCGATCTCCACCTTGCGGCGGATGTCGGCGGCGATCTCACGGCGCAGGTCACCTTCGAGGCGGAAGCTTGCCTCGAGGTGGTCACGCAGCTTGACGAGTTCTTCCTCGGTGAGGTCGCGGACGCGCGTGTCCGGGTTGACGCCGGTCGCGGCCAGCGTCTCCTGGGCACGGGTACGCCCGACGCCGAAGATGTAGGTGAGGCCGACCTCGACGCGCTTCTCGCGCGGCAGGTCGACACCGATGAGACGTGCCATGTGTTCTCCTGATCATGAGCGGAGGTCTGGGGCAGCACCGTTCCCGCTATGGCGTGAGCCTCGATGCTCGTGATGAGCGGTGGGACTCGCGGGTCCTCGGCCTCCGCGCCGAGGGTGACGTCCACTGGCGTGTCTCTGGATCAGATCGCTCTGAGAGATCTCGACGATTCATCCTGTCGGATCCTCGTCAGAGCCCAGTGGGGCCGGGTGCTGCAGTTTCATGTGTTGCGTCCTGGTGAAGACGCTGTGAGCTGGTGCTCGGTGGATCAGCCCTGGCGCTGCTTGTGGCGCAGGTTCTCGCAGATCACCATGACTCGGCCGTTGCGGCGAATCACCTTGCACTTGTCACAGATCTTCTTGACGCTCGGCTGAACCTTCATCTGCCTGCTGTCTTGTCGATCGCGCTCTCGACACACCGACACGCTGCGACCATGCGGACGCAGCGCGGGGAGCGAGAACTGGGTTGAATCAGCGGTAACGGAAGACGATACGGCCGCGGGTCAGGTCATAGGGCGAGAGCTCGACGACGACCCGGTCCTCGGGGAGGATCCGGATGTAGTGCTGACGCATCTTGCCCGAGATGTGAGCGAGAACCTTGTGACCGTTCGTGAGCTCGACCCGGAACATCGCGTTCGGGAGAGCCTCGACGATCGTGCCCTCGATCTCGATGACACCGTCCTTCTTGGCCATAGCCTCCGCATTTCGCTGCACGAAACCGTCCCGGATGGACGGAATCTGTTGGCCGGCCTACCCGGTCGCGTGACGCTGA
This region of Dermacoccus nishinomiyaensis genomic DNA includes:
- the truA gene encoding tRNA pseudouridine(38-40) synthase TruA — protein: MRFRIDFAYDGTDFSGWARQPGRRTVEGELTGALTRVLRRDDVRLTVAGRTDAGVHARGGVCHGDIDADAWAALPGRSERAPAQALVTRLNGVLAGDVVVKAASEQPASFDARFSALKRRYSYRLLDDAARLDPLRRRDTVVVKRNLDVDAMNAASALLVGLHDFAAYCKPREGATTIRTLLDYAWTRETDGVLTARLEADAFCHSMVRALIGGVVPVGEGRRPIDWPAQVLTAGRRDPGVVVMPPHGLCLEEVSYPSPDQFAARDAASRVMRSAADLDGAT
- the rplQ gene encoding 50S ribosomal protein L17, producing the protein MPTPTKGARVGGSPSHERLIMANMATQLFTHDRVTTTEAKAKRLRPYAERLISFGKRGDLASRRRVMRKISDKSAVHRLFTEIAPDMAERPGGYTRITKIAPRKGDNAPMVVIELVREAYSAKQSTVKEAEAATKRAVKEDAAAAPAADVTPVTPAATETSGGASKADGDA
- a CDS encoding DNA-directed RNA polymerase subunit alpha, with amino-acid sequence MLIAQRPTLSEDVVSESRSRFVIEPLEPGFGYTLGNSLRRTLLSSIPGAAVTSIRIDGVQHEFSTIPGVKEDVTEVILNIKGLVVSSEHDEPVVMYLRKQGAGVVTAADIAPPAGVEVHNPDLEIATLNDKGSIEMELTVERGRGYVSAALNKSAEQEIGRIPVDSIYSPVLAVTYKVEATRVEQRTDFDKLIVDVETKNSMAPRDAMASAGSTLVELFGLARELNVEAEGIDMGPSPTDAALAEDLALPIEDLDLTVRSYNCLKREGIHTVGELVSRSEADLLDIRNFGSKSIHEVADKLRDMGLQLKDSPPGFDASVIADRYDEDSDGADLAEDEQY
- the rpsD gene encoding 30S ribosomal protein S4 is translated as MARYTGPITKKSRRLKTDLVGGDKNFEMRPFPPGQHGRGRIQEKEYLHQLQEKQKARFTYGVMEKQFVRYYKEAARRPGKTGENLLIILESRLDNVIYRAGLARTRRAARQLVTHGHFEVNGVRVDVPSYRVEQYDIITVREKSREAFPIQLARETFGERPVPAWLHVVPGTLQVLIHQLPTREQIDSQLTEQLIVELYSKN
- the rpsK gene encoding 30S ribosomal protein S11, with protein sequence MPPKSRMAAGAKKVRRKEKKNVAAGQAHIKSTFNNTIVSITDPTGAVISWASAGQVGFKGSRKSTPYAAQMAAEAAARRAMDHGMRKVDVFVKGPGSGRETAIRSLTATGLEVGAISDVTPTPHNGVRPPKRRRV
- the rpsM gene encoding 30S ribosomal protein S13, encoding MARLIGVDLPREKRVEVGLTYIFGVGRTRAQETLAATGVNPDTRVRDLTEEELVKLRDHLEASFRLEGDLRREIAADIRRKVEIGSYEGLRHRRGLPVHGQRTKTNARTRKGPKRTVAGKKKAK
- the rpmJ gene encoding 50S ribosomal protein L36 yields the protein MKVQPSVKKICDKCKVIRRNGRVMVICENLRHKQRQG
- the infA gene encoding translation initiation factor IF-1; this translates as MAKKDGVIEIEGTIVEALPNAMFRVELTNGHKVLAHISGKMRQHYIRILPEDRVVVELSPYDLTRGRIVFRYR